A single window of Methanoregula sp. DNA harbors:
- a CDS encoding DEAD/DEAH box helicase, producing the protein MTAVVDLVGFLCQNPVYRNRVVHTSVTGPEPPQYGTLSSPLNDAMAGYLDQRGMRLYTHQCDAINNIRNGKDVIITTPTASGKTLAFNIPVFERLAVDPDARALYLYPTKALANDQLATLEQIARFTGISARPAIYDGDTPQSKRPAIREHARVVISNPHEIHQLLQWHSRWSDFLSNVEFIVIDEAHRYRGVFGSHIALMIRRLIRLCDHYRSSPRFILSTATLANPREFAGRLTGRAFELVDRDGSPHGRKHFVLYNPFYDGIGERSTHQETKDLLVSCTKAGLQTLCFTGSRKMAELITVWAREDARLFSPKLAGSIASYRAGYLPEERRALERQFKEGSLKGVVSTNALELGIDVGSLDAVIISGYPGTMISTRQQAGRAGRNGGASLAILVAQANPLDQYFMNHPDKFFKRLHEHAVVDTDNPYIVSGHMLCAAAEIPLRDEAGGEYFGKGYLRLRTELAAKNLLKQTSRGWVYAGRGRAAGAVTLDGIPAETFRIMCNGRLLETKDRAQAFREAHKGAIMLHQGQSYIVKEMDLETHTVRVVETDVDYHTQPLKEVTLAIIEKLETRTINDARCAFGEVEVTEQYTAYKIKRGDTIIGVEPLSLPPLTFRTMAFWIIPPAALEQEVTVAGLDLAGGLHGAEHAIIALMPLHVLCDRWDIGGLSSPVYGDSGEPVIFVYDAYEGGIGLAEKAFEILPVLFSTSHELVRDCRCEEGCPSCIYSPKCGNDNQPLDKEATLRILKGLCGVPDDRAGCAALPCEPGHAAR; encoded by the coding sequence ATGACGGCTGTTGTTGATCTTGTCGGCTTTCTTTGCCAGAACCCGGTGTACCGGAACCGTGTCGTACACACGAGCGTCACCGGACCGGAACCCCCACAGTACGGAACGTTGTCCTCCCCGCTAAACGACGCGATGGCAGGATACCTTGACCAGAGAGGGATGCGGCTCTATACCCACCAGTGTGATGCCATCAACAACATCCGCAACGGGAAAGACGTCATCATCACTACCCCGACGGCAAGTGGCAAGACGCTTGCGTTTAATATCCCGGTATTTGAACGTCTCGCGGTCGATCCGGACGCGCGGGCGCTCTATCTTTATCCGACAAAAGCGCTTGCAAACGACCAGCTGGCCACTCTGGAACAGATTGCGCGGTTCACCGGGATTTCCGCACGACCTGCGATCTATGACGGGGACACGCCGCAGTCAAAACGGCCGGCAATCCGGGAGCATGCCCGGGTGGTCATCTCCAACCCGCATGAAATTCACCAGCTGCTCCAGTGGCATTCCAGGTGGAGCGATTTTCTTTCGAACGTAGAGTTCATCGTGATCGATGAGGCGCACCGGTACCGGGGAGTATTCGGATCCCATATCGCACTTATGATCCGCAGGCTCATCCGGCTCTGCGATCATTACCGGTCCAGCCCCCGGTTCATCCTTTCGACCGCAACGCTTGCAAACCCGCGTGAGTTTGCCGGGCGGCTGACCGGCCGGGCGTTTGAACTCGTGGACAGGGACGGTTCGCCCCATGGCAGGAAGCATTTTGTTCTCTATAATCCTTTTTATGACGGGATTGGCGAGCGCTCAACCCACCAGGAGACAAAAGACCTGCTGGTCTCGTGTACAAAAGCCGGCCTCCAGACGCTTTGTTTTACCGGCTCCCGGAAAATGGCAGAGCTGATCACCGTCTGGGCACGCGAGGACGCCCGGCTTTTCTCCCCAAAACTTGCCGGCTCGATCGCTTCGTACCGGGCCGGGTACCTCCCGGAAGAACGCAGGGCGCTCGAACGGCAGTTCAAGGAAGGCTCCCTGAAAGGGGTGGTCTCCACAAACGCACTCGAACTCGGAATTGATGTCGGTTCGCTGGACGCCGTTATCATCTCGGGATATCCGGGCACCATGATATCGACCCGGCAGCAGGCCGGGCGTGCCGGGAGAAACGGGGGCGCATCGCTTGCCATCCTTGTCGCGCAGGCAAACCCGCTTGACCAGTATTTCATGAACCATCCCGACAAGTTTTTTAAGCGTTTGCACGAGCATGCGGTTGTGGACACGGATAACCCCTACATTGTCTCGGGGCACATGCTCTGCGCTGCGGCCGAGATCCCGTTACGGGATGAGGCGGGCGGAGAATATTTCGGGAAGGGGTACCTCCGTTTGCGTACAGAACTTGCGGCAAAGAACCTCCTGAAGCAGACCTCGCGCGGCTGGGTATATGCAGGGCGGGGCAGGGCAGCAGGCGCCGTAACTCTCGATGGCATTCCAGCCGAGACGTTCCGGATCATGTGCAACGGGAGGCTGCTTGAGACCAAGGACCGGGCGCAGGCATTCCGCGAAGCTCACAAGGGTGCGATCATGCTGCATCAGGGGCAGAGCTATATCGTGAAGGAAATGGACCTTGAAACGCATACGGTCCGCGTCGTGGAAACCGATGTTGATTATCACACGCAGCCATTAAAGGAGGTCACCCTTGCTATTATCGAAAAACTCGAAACCCGGACGATCAACGATGCCCGATGTGCATTTGGCGAGGTGGAGGTGACTGAGCAGTACACCGCGTACAAGATCAAGCGAGGGGATACAATCATCGGCGTGGAGCCGCTCTCCCTCCCCCCGCTCACGTTCAGGACGATGGCATTCTGGATCATTCCTCCTGCCGCTCTCGAACAGGAAGTTACCGTGGCAGGACTCGACCTTGCCGGGGGACTGCATGGCGCGGAGCATGCAATCATCGCGCTGATGCCCCTCCATGTCCTGTGCGACCGGTGGGACATCGGCGGTTTGTCATCACCGGTGTATGGTGACAGCGGCGAGCCGGTGATCTTTGTCTACGATGCGTATGAAGGGGGGATCGGGCTTGCCGAAAAGGCATTTGAGATCCTCCCAGTCCTCTTCTCCACTTCGCACGAGCTTGTCCGGGACTGCCGGTGCGAGGAAGGGTGTCCGTCCTGCATCTACTCCCCCAAGTGCGGGAATGACAACCAGCCGCTGGATAAAGAGGCGACATTGCGGATTCTCAAAGGCCTGTGCGGGGTGCCGGATGATAGGGCAGGGTGTGCGGCACTGCCATGTGAACCCGGACATGCTGCCCGGTAG
- a CDS encoding helix-turn-helix transcriptional regulator: MQTRIKAYRTRLSMTQDDLAKKIGVRRETIVFLEQGKYNPSLKLAHDVAVALHARIDDLFLFDNSLPEPEAPQERVVLVD; encoded by the coding sequence GTGCAGACAAGGATAAAGGCATACCGGACACGGCTTTCCATGACGCAGGACGACCTTGCAAAAAAAATTGGTGTCCGGCGAGAGACAATCGTTTTTCTGGAGCAGGGGAAATATAACCCGTCGCTCAAACTCGCTCACGATGTCGCTGTAGCCCTGCACGCACGTATTGATGACCTTTTCCTCTTTGACAACAGCCTGCCAGAACCTGAGGCACCTCAAGAACGGGTTGTGCTCGTGGACTAA
- the sepS gene encoding O-phosphoserine--tRNA ligase, with product MKFNPDDWKRKAHENFEGAWHEGPSVLTPSGHAGRYPCLAYKRAQAHPVFATINRLRETYLALGFDEAENPVIVEEKDIYRQFGPEAMAVLDRVFYLGGLPRPNVGISRKQLDEINDLLRSHQSPLAHGDTDPAKAHPVGEPYRPMTTETEEHLRETLHAYKKSEIDGDELTIELAKVLGVDDALVVHILDAVFPEFKALAPESSRSTLRSHMTSGWFLTLGAIWERAPLPIRLFSVDRCFRREQAESPTRLMTYHSASCIVAGEDITNDEGKAVSEALLSAFGYTDFRFQPDEKRSKYYMPDTQTEVYARHPVHGWVEVATFGMYSPSALAEYGIGVPVMNLGLGVERLAIIAYNADDVRQLVFPQFFPKPVTDHEISHAVHLREEPSSIEGKLLAAAIARVAAAHATAPGPCSFDVWDGELGNRKVRVVVEETESNAKLCGPACANEVFVHDGSILGVPDAEKWKQVRTEGVSTGISYLSAVAALAAARIEEAARCGRPATVQVKMAKLPSDINLKIEDYAMRAVTDNKKKVDVRGPVFLSVRSTIQE from the coding sequence ATGAAGTTCAATCCTGACGACTGGAAGAGAAAGGCGCATGAGAATTTTGAGGGGGCATGGCACGAGGGGCCGTCGGTGCTCACCCCCTCAGGCCATGCCGGACGGTACCCGTGCCTGGCCTACAAGCGGGCGCAGGCTCACCCGGTCTTTGCAACCATCAACCGGTTGCGCGAGACCTATCTCGCGCTCGGCTTTGATGAGGCGGAGAACCCTGTGATCGTTGAGGAAAAGGATATCTACCGGCAGTTCGGGCCCGAAGCGATGGCGGTACTCGACCGGGTCTTTTATCTCGGCGGGCTCCCGCGCCCGAATGTGGGGATTTCACGCAAGCAACTGGACGAGATCAATGACCTGTTGAGAAGCCACCAGAGCCCTCTTGCCCACGGCGACACCGACCCGGCCAAGGCGCACCCGGTAGGTGAGCCGTACCGGCCCATGACGACCGAGACCGAGGAACACCTGCGGGAAACACTCCACGCGTACAAGAAGTCCGAGATCGACGGGGACGAGCTCACGATCGAGCTCGCAAAGGTCCTCGGTGTCGACGATGCACTGGTGGTCCATATTCTCGATGCGGTCTTCCCCGAGTTCAAAGCCCTTGCCCCCGAATCCTCGCGCAGCACCCTGCGCAGCCACATGACGAGCGGCTGGTTTTTAACCCTTGGCGCCATCTGGGAACGGGCACCGCTGCCCATCCGGCTCTTCTCGGTTGACCGCTGTTTCCGGCGCGAGCAGGCCGAAAGCCCGACCCGTCTTATGACCTACCACTCCGCGTCATGCATTGTTGCGGGAGAGGACATCACCAATGACGAGGGAAAAGCGGTCAGCGAAGCGCTCCTGTCCGCGTTCGGGTACACCGATTTCCGTTTCCAGCCCGATGAGAAACGGTCCAAGTACTATATGCCGGACACCCAGACCGAAGTGTATGCCCGGCACCCGGTGCACGGCTGGGTTGAGGTTGCGACGTTTGGCATGTACTCTCCCTCGGCACTCGCGGAGTATGGGATCGGTGTCCCGGTCATGAACCTCGGGCTCGGGGTCGAGCGGCTTGCCATTATCGCTTATAATGCAGACGATGTGAGGCAGCTCGTCTTCCCGCAGTTCTTCCCAAAACCGGTCACCGATCATGAGATCTCCCATGCTGTCCACCTCCGCGAGGAGCCTTCCTCAATTGAGGGAAAACTGCTTGCAGCTGCCATTGCCCGGGTTGCCGCCGCACATGCAACTGCCCCGGGCCCATGCTCGTTCGATGTATGGGACGGGGAACTTGGCAACCGGAAGGTCCGTGTTGTCGTTGAGGAGACCGAATCAAACGCAAAGCTCTGCGGCCCGGCATGCGCCAATGAAGTGTTTGTCCATGACGGCTCAATCCTTGGCGTACCTGACGCGGAAAAGTGGAAACAGGTTCGGACAGAGGGTGTGTCAACCGGCATCAGCTACCTGAGCGCAGTTGCAGCACTCGCTGCTGCCCGTATTGAAGAAGCGGCCCGGTGCGGGAGACCAGCAACAGTCCAGGTAAAGATGGCAAAACTGCCCAGCGATATCAACTTAAAGATTGAAGATTACGCGATGCGTGCAGTCACCGATAACAAGAAGAAAGTCGATGTGCGGGGGCCGGTCTTCCTGTCAGTCCGCTCCACGATCCAAGAATAA
- the twy1 gene encoding 4-demethylwyosine synthase TYW1 → MPSAPCDALKKQGYQFFSPESSAALKPCMWCKRALAGGEMCYKHQFYGIASHRCVQMTPTLRCNQRCLFCWRSFEHEVTQEEECSPEVILAGIQKLQKKALAGYNAVLDNTVTDERWQEALDPKHVAISLSGEPTLYSHLPELIDLFHQKGYTTFLVSNGTNPEMLARCHPYQTYVSLDAPDRETYMKTCRPIGDFWERVQESLHLLGKRRSAVRITLVGGLNDIAPEQYAGLLQDSGASFVEVKGYMYLGYSRNRLKRENMPEHERVRKFAEQISAACDYKLKDENRLSRVVCLERVQ, encoded by the coding sequence ATGCCATCAGCACCATGTGACGCCCTGAAAAAACAGGGCTACCAGTTTTTTTCGCCGGAGTCTTCTGCAGCGCTCAAGCCCTGCATGTGGTGCAAGCGGGCGCTTGCCGGAGGTGAGATGTGCTACAAGCACCAGTTCTACGGGATCGCGAGCCACCGCTGCGTCCAGATGACTCCCACCCTGCGCTGCAACCAGCGCTGCCTCTTCTGCTGGCGCTCGTTCGAACACGAAGTTACTCAAGAAGAGGAGTGCTCTCCTGAGGTTATTCTTGCGGGCATCCAAAAGCTCCAGAAAAAAGCCCTCGCCGGGTATAACGCAGTGCTCGATAACACGGTGACTGATGAGCGGTGGCAGGAAGCCTTAGATCCAAAACATGTCGCAATCTCCCTTTCCGGAGAGCCCACGTTGTACAGTCATCTCCCGGAGCTCATCGACCTCTTCCACCAGAAAGGTTACACGACATTCCTTGTGAGCAATGGCACGAACCCGGAGATGCTCGCCAGGTGCCACCCATACCAGACGTATGTCTCGCTTGATGCTCCTGACAGGGAGACGTACATGAAAACGTGCCGCCCAATAGGAGATTTCTGGGAACGGGTGCAGGAGAGCCTGCACCTGCTGGGAAAACGGCGGTCTGCGGTGCGGATAACCCTTGTCGGTGGTTTGAATGACATTGCCCCGGAACAATACGCGGGGCTGCTGCAGGACTCGGGGGCATCCTTTGTTGAGGTGAAGGGATACATGTATCTGGGATACAGTAGAAACCGATTAAAAAGGGAGAATATGCCGGAGCATGAACGTGTCCGCAAATTTGCGGAGCAGATTTCAGCAGCATGCGATTACAAATTAAAAGATGAGAACCGGCTCAGCAGGGTGGTCTGCCTGGAGCGAGTGCAATGA